CGAACCACCCGTTCAACGAGTCTATCCGCCAAGTACGGCTTCTGCAGAAACGAAAGCAACGGGTCGTCGCCGAAATCGTTCATGACGTCGCCTTCCGTGTAACCGCTGGAGATCACGACCGGGACGTTTGGGTACCGGGACCGTATGGCGACATACGTCTGCCTGCCGTCCATTTGAGGCATGCTCATGTCAAGCACAACGGCGTCGATTTCGTCCGCATGACGTTCGAACAGCTCCAGACCCGCTTCTCCATCGTTAGCGCAGTACACCCGGTATCCGATACG
This window of the Candidatus Hydrogenedentota bacterium genome carries:
- a CDS encoding response regulator; protein product: RIGYRVYCANDGEAGLELFERHADEIDAVVLDMSMPQMDGRQTYVAIRSRYPNVPVVISSGYTEGDVMNDFGDDPLLSFLQKPYLADRLVERVVRCLS